TACGATATCTGTCACCAGGCGGTCGAATTCGAAGACATCCCCGGCTCGATCCGGCAGATCACCCACGCGGAAATCCGCATCAACAAAATTCATATTTCCAACGCCATCGAACTCAACGACCCCTGGAATAACGAAGCAGGACGCACGCAGCTTGCAGACTACGCCGAGCCCCGCTACCTGCACCAGACCATCGGCAACCTCAAGAACGGCGACCTGTACCGCATCCCCGACCTCGACCGGGACTTCCTGCTCGATCCGCATCCCCGTCTGCAGGAAACCGAACGCCTGCGGGTGCACTTCCACGTGCCCGTCGACGCGCAGACCCTGGGGTCGCTGGGAACCACACACCGCGAACTGAGACAGGCACTGTCCACGGTCAAGGAACTCGACTACGCCCCGCACCTCGAAGTAGAAACCTATACCTGGGAAGTCCTGCCCGGCGATCAGAAACCATCGCTGGTCGACGGATTGACGCGCGAACTGCAGGCCGCCCGCAAACTGATTGATTCGCTTTAATCAACTGAAGTCAACTATCATGCGTGAGCTATTACTCGAACTCGAACAGGCCGTCCAGCAGCAGAAACCCGTCTGCTACACCTGCCTGGTGGAAACCCGGGGCTCGACCCCGCAGAAGCCCGGGGCCGCCATGCTGATTTTCAGCGACGGTTCCCAGGTAGGAACGCTCGGCGGCGGTTGTGTGGAAGCCGAAGTCAAACGCCGCGCACTCCGCGTGCTCGATTCGGATGCCCCGGAAATCATGACCTTCCAGCTCGACAACGATTACGGCTGGGATGACGGCCTGATCTGTGGCGGACGCATGAAAGTACTCGTCGATCCGGTACGCAATGCTGATGACTTACAATACTTCCGTACGATGCTAAAGCAACTCGCCGCAGACCAGGGTTGTACCGAAGCCATCGTCCTCAACCCCGAATCGGCCGAAGGCATCGCCGAAACCGATCGCTATCTGATCAACGCGGATGCCGAGATCGTCGCTTCGCGGGGCAATCCCCAGCCCCCCGCACAACTACAGGCCGGTCTCAAACCGATCCAGAATCGACCCCGGCCTTACGTCAACGCGGGCATCGCCTATCTGACCTTTCACCAGACCTGCCAGCTTATCGTTATCGGCTGTGGTCATGTGGGACAGAAAGTCGCCGAGTTGGCCAGCGATGTCGATTTCGAAATCATCGCCGTCGATGATCGCCAGGAATACTGCAACGCCGAACGCTTCCCCTCCGCGAAACAGCTGATCGTCGGCACCTTCGACACCACGCTGGCCGACCTCCCCATCAATCGGGATACCTTTATCATCATCGTCACACGGGGACACAACCACGATGAAGAGGCCCTGGGTTATGTGGCGCAGTCGCCCGCCCGCTATATCGGCATGATCGGGAGCCGCCGCAAAGTCAAACTGATCTTCGAGGACCTGATCCGCATGGGCACGCCCCGCGAAGCCCTCGCCCGCGTCCACGCACCGCTGGGCTTCGACATCGGCTCACAGACGGTCCCGGAAATCGCGCTCAGCATCGTCGCGGAACTGGTCGCCTGGCGCAACCTGGATGAAGTGCCCGCAGCCTATCAACGGACCAGCCTGGTGGAAGAACTGAAAACCCCCGACCCGGCCTGAAGCATCAGACCGGCATCATCTCGACAGTCGGTTACTCTTCCCAGTCGTCGGGATCTTCGAATTCCTGCTCTTCCGCGGAAGAGACCTCGGTCGCTTTGGCATCGCCGCGACGGAAGACAGCCACCACATCTTCAATGGGCACCACGTAGAGCACGTTGTCCGGTTCGAAATCGACGGGGATCGCTTCGCTGGGGTTAAACAGGACCTTGTCGTACTTCTTGATCGGGAAATCATCGTCCCGCGCAATCTGCACGCTGATCTCCACCACCCGGCCGGTGATGTTTGGAATTTCCGCTTTGTCGGGGAGCACAATCCCCCCTTTGGTCGTCTGACGACTTTCATCTTTGCGGATGAGAATTCGCATTCCCAGTGGTTCAACCCAGTCTGACACTCATATCTCCCAGTCTAAAACCAATATTTAACAAACAACGGTAACGCTGAAGTTTTACGAAAATAAGCAGTTCTGCCCCAGATCGCAACAGAGACAGCCCTCTCATCATAGGCCATCTGCACCCCGAAAAGAACCCCGAAAATCAGGTGTCCGCCCCGGGACACGCACGATTTGCCTGTAAGCGAGAAAGAATTCCGCGTCCGAACTCCCTTCCTCACATACAGAATCCCCGATATTTGTGACAGAGACCCGTCACCAGTGCGAACTGACCACTCGAATTTCCGAGTCCCTGTTGCATCGCCGGTTGATAATGTAAAATGTACATCTATAAAGAAAGTAGCATACGCTCTGATTCACACTCTGGGAGCTGTATTCACAATTTCCCGTACTAATATTCAGGAGACCGACATGGACAAGCAGACAATGATTGAGAAACTGAATGAAGATCTGGCGAGCGAACTGGCCGCCATCATCCAATACACCACCTATGCCGCCAAGGCATCAGGCCCTTACCGTCCGCAGCTGACTCAGTTCTACCTGGCAGAAGTCCCCGATGAACTGGCACACGCTCAGTACCTGGCGAATAAAATCGTCGCTCTGGGTGGCGAACCGACCACGGTCGCCGGCAAGGTCAAAGCAGCACAATCTAACCGCGAAATGCTCGAAGCGGTCCTCGCTGCCGAAAAAGAAGCAACCGCCGGCTACACCCAACGGGCGAAAGAAGCCGACGAACTGGGCGATAAAGGCATGGCCGTTCAACTGGAAGACATGGTTCGCGATGAAAGCGGTCACGCGGAAGAAGTCGAACGCATCCTCAAGGACTGGCCGGAATAATCGCGCCGTCCTGAATTGAAAAGTCTCTACACAGACCCGTCCGCTTTACTGCGGGCGGGTCTGTTTTTTTCATCGACTCTCAGTTGGTCAGGGTGCCAAAGAAAAACGGCATCAGCTGATGACCTTTGGGCAGCAGCAGGTTGCTGGCACCGGCGCTGACTTCGTCATACTTGTTGGACTGATCGGGACGCACCCTGGTTCCACAAATGCCGAACGGCACATAGCCGTGGCTGTGCGTTTTGGTTCTGAGAAACGTCGGATGATCGGGGCAGACCAGGATGCGATAGTCGCCCTGTTCCCGCAGATATTCGTGCACCGGCCCGACAATGTGCTGGTCGATATTTTCCAAAGCCTTGATCTTCTCGTGCACTTCCCCTTCGTGCGAGGCTTCGTCGGTCGCTTCCACGTGCACCACGACGAAGTCCGTATTCTGCAGGGTCTCAATCGCGGCACGTCCCTTGGCGGCGTAATCGGTGTCGGTGTAGCCGGTAGCGCCTTCGACTTCAATCACATCCCAGCCCAGCAGGCGTCCCAGACCACGCAACAGGTCGACGGCAGTAATCACCGCGCCGCTCTTGCCGAACTGTTCCTGGAACGGCGTCAAAGCCGGGCGGCTTCCCTGGCCCCAGAGCCAGATCTGCGTCGCCGGCGGATTGCCGTCAGACCGCTTCTGATTCGCTTTGCATTTTTTGAACAGTTTCTTGCTGCGTTCCATCAGCTCCAGCAGCAGGTCGCTCCCCTTGCCCGAGGGTAAATCCTGACCCACCGGTTGATCGGTCAGATCGTGGGGCGGAATGGTCGTCGTCCCTTCATCGAAGGGCTGATCGTCGGCGTCTTTAGCCCGGTAGACGAGCAGGTTGCGGTAGCTCACCCCCTGGTGAAACTCCCACTGTGGATCGTCGGCGGTCGCTTCCTGTAACAGGCCGATCAGCTCCGCACCCACCTCGTTGGGCAGTTGGGACGCGGTGAAGCTGGCCATGTTCCCTTTGTCGATCGTCACAAAATTGCAACGGATGGCCCAGTCGTGCGGACCCAACTCGATTCCCTGGGCGGCCGCTTCCAGCGGGGCTCGTCCCGTATGAAAGACCAGCGGATCGTAGCCGAACAGGCTCATCGTCCCCACATCGCTGCCCGACGGCATCGACGCCGGCACCGTGTCGGTCCGGCCCAGAATACCTGCGGACACAACTTCATCCATGTTTGGAACGTGAGCAGCCTGCAACGGGGTCTTACCCCCTAATGCGTCCTGCGGTTCATCCGCACAGCCATCGGGAATTACGAGCACATATTTCATGTTTTGGGACACTTACTCTCAGGCGGGATAGAAAAAGGAGTCAAAATAGACCTGTCTGGTCCTCAATATCCTGAATTTCCAGCCCGCCTGCAAGCTAACCACGCCACGAATTTCTGAACCCACTCCTATCAGACATGCCTGTGACAGAATCACGATTTTCTTAAGCTTCTTACTCCTTGGGAGCAGGGTCAGATACGACGAAATCCTTGTAAGGTTCCATCTCCGCCGTGATGACCTCCCACGATTTCCCCATTTCGCGGAACTGGTTGAAGTCCTTCGGCTTATAGGAAAATTCGAGTTCCGGCGTTTTGATCTTCGCGTACCCCTTTTCAAAGCAGGAATGCATGGCAGCATCCAGGGCACCGGTCATCAACAACGTCCGCTCACAGGGGTACGGTTCTTCCTTGTTCACGAACAGATACTGAATCGCATGCGAGAAGGCGCGGAACAGGTTCCGGTTACCCCAGGGACCAGGGAAGAAGGTCGTCGCCTTCGGCGCCGGCTCCCCTTTGATCGAACAGGCGAAGTTCCAGCGAACCCCGTTGGAACCAATCCGCAGCATCGTGGCCCGGAAGCCGTCCTTGTACTCCAGCAGAATCCCGTGCGGTTCGCGCGTCCCTTCACTGCCGATCGGATCGAACAGCCCCCGCTTCGTATCGCCCAGCTCGGCCTGCATCGCAGCTTCGGCCAGCTTCATCGACCAGCGGCCCTCCTTACCCGCTTTGATCAGGTCGTCCCCCTTGAGGAACTGCACGCTCGAAATGCCGGTCTCGCCCCCTTTGCGGAACTCAACCATCGACTGCAGTACTTCCAGGCCGTGGATGTCGTACTTCTCGATCGGCCCGCCATGAATGGAGACGGCGTCTTCGATCTCGGTGCCATAAGGCAGCTCCAGCGGAATCGTCCGCTCCGCGAGGGGCACCGAGCTGCCGACCATCATCGGGAAGCCGTGCTTCCGCGAGGTGTCATACATTTCGCGGGCCCAGTCCCAGCGGTAGGAAAAATGTTTGTCGCTGAAGACCGGCACAAAGCGGTCGGACTGTTCCATGACCTTGACGATCGCATCGAAGAACCGCTTGCGGGGATACTTGGTCTGCCCGTACTTTGTATCGGGATAGTCGCCGTGCTCGC
This Gimesia chilikensis DNA region includes the following protein-coding sequences:
- a CDS encoding XdhC family protein, with protein sequence MRELLLELEQAVQQQKPVCYTCLVETRGSTPQKPGAAMLIFSDGSQVGTLGGGCVEAEVKRRALRVLDSDAPEIMTFQLDNDYGWDDGLICGGRMKVLVDPVRNADDLQYFRTMLKQLAADQGCTEAIVLNPESAEGIAETDRYLINADAEIVASRGNPQPPAQLQAGLKPIQNRPRPYVNAGIAYLTFHQTCQLIVIGCGHVGQKVAELASDVDFEIIAVDDRQEYCNAERFPSAKQLIVGTFDTTLADLPINRDTFIIIVTRGHNHDEEALGYVAQSPARYIGMIGSRRKVKLIFEDLIRMGTPREALARVHAPLGFDIGSQTVPEIALSIVAELVAWRNLDEVPAAYQRTSLVEELKTPDPA
- a CDS encoding cofactor-independent phosphoglycerate mutase produces the protein MKYVLVIPDGCADEPQDALGGKTPLQAAHVPNMDEVVSAGILGRTDTVPASMPSGSDVGTMSLFGYDPLVFHTGRAPLEAAAQGIELGPHDWAIRCNFVTIDKGNMASFTASQLPNEVGAELIGLLQEATADDPQWEFHQGVSYRNLLVYRAKDADDQPFDEGTTTIPPHDLTDQPVGQDLPSGKGSDLLLELMERSKKLFKKCKANQKRSDGNPPATQIWLWGQGSRPALTPFQEQFGKSGAVITAVDLLRGLGRLLGWDVIEVEGATGYTDTDYAAKGRAAIETLQNTDFVVVHVEATDEASHEGEVHEKIKALENIDQHIVGPVHEYLREQGDYRILVCPDHPTFLRTKTHSHGYVPFGICGTRVRPDQSNKYDEVSAGASNLLLPKGHQLMPFFFGTLTN
- a CDS encoding ferritin-like domain-containing protein, which produces MDKQTMIEKLNEDLASELAAIIQYTTYAAKASGPYRPQLTQFYLAEVPDELAHAQYLANKIVALGGEPTTVAGKVKAAQSNREMLEAVLAAEKEATAGYTQRAKEADELGDKGMAVQLEDMVRDESGHAEEVERILKDWPE
- a CDS encoding co-chaperone GroES, coding for MSDWVEPLGMRILIRKDESRQTTKGGIVLPDKAEIPNITGRVVEISVQIARDDDFPIKKYDKVLFNPSEAIPVDFEPDNVLYVVPIEDVVAVFRRGDAKATEVSSAEEQEFEDPDDWEE